The following nucleotide sequence is from Sulfurospirillum arsenophilum NBRC 109478.
CGGTAGATCGTAAGCCCTATTCTATGATCGGTAATACGGTTTTGTGGATAGTTATAGGTACGAATACGAGCACTTCTATCACCGGAACCTACTTGAATTTTTCGTGCCTCACTCTCTTTAGCATTGCGTTCTTGCATCTGCATATCATAGAGTTTTGCTTTGAGAATTTTCATGGCAGCGTCTTTGTTTTTATGCTGAGATTTACCATCTTGGTTGACAACGACAAGGCCTGTTGGTAAATGGGTAATTCTAACGGCACTATCCGTTGTATTAACCGATTGACCGCCATTTCCACTTGATCTCATAACATCAATTTTCAAGTCTTTTTCTTGTATATCAATTTCAACATCATCAACCTCTGGCATAACAGCTACAGTAACCGCTGAAGTGTGTACCCTGCCCTGTGATTCTGTAAGCGGAACGCGTTGTACTCTGTGAACGCCACCTTCGTATTTTAGACGTGAAAAAGCACCCTGCCCTTTAATCAGTGCAATAACTTCTTTATAGCCGTTAAGGACACCTTCACTTAGTGAGACAACTTCCACTTTCCAACCACGACTTTCAGCATAACGAAGATAGGATTTGAAAAGATCTGATGCAAAAATAGCTGCTTCGTCACCGCCTGTACCTGCGCGAATCTCTAAAAAGATATTGCGTTCATCATTAGGATCGGTTGGTAAAAGAAGAAGTTTGATTTCTTCTTCAATCTCTTCTTTTCGAGGTTCAAGTATTTTTAGCTCTTCTTTTGCAAGTTCGCTTAATTCTTCATCATCAAGTAAAAGTTTATTTTCATCAATTTGAGTGAGTGTTGAAAGGTATTCGACTGTCTTGTCTTTGATTTTTTCTAAACTAGACTGTTCTTTGGAAAGTGCAGTCATTTTTTTAATATCTGTTGAGATATCTGGATCACTTAAAAGTGTAGAAAGCTCATTGTAACGTTCAAGAAATGGGAGTAATTTATCTTTCAACATGGGAGGGAACTAAAATAAAGAGGGAGTTGCCGCAAGTTATGCAGCAACACTACCTAGCGTATTAACAAGTTGTGACAATCTGCTTACACGACGTGCAGCTGTATTTTTTGTTAAAATACCTTTGCCTGCATAAGAGTGAAAGTTTTTATTCACATTTTTCAACGCAATTTCAGCAGCCGCTTGATCGCCTGCCTCAACAGCTTCTCTAACAGCACGAGTTAGATTTTTGATTCTAGTTTTATAAAATCTATTTCTTTCGGTGCGTTTTTTTGTTTGTCTAATACGCTTTTCTGCTGACTTGTGGTTTGCCATAGATAAGCCTTTCGTTTTTAAATTTAGGCGTAGATTATATAAAAATAAATATTAAATAGAACTTATTTTAAGGACATTTTAAAATTAAAAGGGCAATTTTTTGATATGTTTTGTTGATTTATGTTTAAATATGCTTTTTTATACCAAAATTTTCATAGCTGTTATAGGTATTTTCATTTTAGGTATCAGAAAATTTATAAAATAATTTGGGTGAAGAATTCTATATAAAGCATGCTTATAAATTCATATTTTATTTGATCATTATATGGTTACATGTAAAGATTAAAAAAGTTTTGTTACAATTTGCTAATCATTTTACATGTAACGAGAAAATAGGAACAACAATGAAACTTTTTGGAACCGATGGAGTGAGAGGCAAAGCAGGTAAGAAACTGAGTGCTTTTATGGCAATGCGTTTGGCAATGGCCGCAGGTATCTATTTTCGTAAAAACTCTATTACTAATAAAATTTTAGTGGGGAAAGACACTAGACGCAGTGGCTATATGATTGAAAATGCAATTGTTTCAGGATTAACAGCCGTTGGTTATGACGTTAGACAAATTGGCCCTATGCCAACACCTGCTATTGCTTTTTTAACAGAAGATATGCGCTGTGATGCAGGTATTATGATCAGTGCATCACACAATCCGTATTTTGATAATGGTATTAAGTTTTTTGATTCGTTTGGTAATAAGCTAGGTGAAACAGAAGAAGATGCAATTGAAAAGATCTATTATGATGATGCTTTAATTGAAGCCAATCAAAAAATAGAGTTTGATATTGGGCGGTCCAAAAGAGTCGATGATGTTATTGGTCGCTACATTGTTCAGATCAAAAACTCGTTTCCAAAGAACTTGACGCTGAAAGGTCTTCGCATTGTTCTTGACACTGCCAATGGCGCGGCTTATAAAGTAGCACCTACTATTTTCAATGAACTAGGGGCGGATGTCATTATTATAAATGATGAGCCAAATGGCAGTAATATTAATCTTAATTGCGGAGCCCTACATCCAGAAGAATTGGGCGAAGAGGTAAGACGTTTGAGAGCAGACATAGGTTTTGCCTTTGATGGGGATGCTGATAGGCTAGTCGTAGTTGACGAAAATGGTAATCCCATACACGGTGACAAACTTCTAGGTAAAATCGCAACTTTTTTAAATAGTCAAAACAGACTTGCTAACAAAGGTGTGTGCGTTACTGTTATGAGTAATCAAGCGTTAGAAGATTATTTGGGTAAAACAGGCATAAAAACCTACCGTTGCGATGTAGGTGACAAAAATGTTTTAGAAGCCTTATATAGGGAAAAAATTAACTTTGGTGGAGAACAAAGTGGACATATTATTCTCTCCGATTTTGCTAAAACAGGAGATGCGTTAGTAGCAGCACTCGCTGTTATGCACTGTATGCTCACAGAGAAGCAAAAGGTGAGTCAATTATTCAATCCTTTTGAACTTTATCCTCAATTGCAACAAAACATTAAAATTGACAATAAAATACCTCTTTCTGAACTTAAAGGTTATGATAAATTGGTGACAGAGTTAGAAAGTAAGAAAATGAGAGTGCTTATTCGTTACTCAGGCACAGAAAATTTACTACGTATTTTACTGGAAGGTCAGAATGAAAAAGTTCTTGAAGATAGTCTGGAGAAGACCGTTAAATTTTTTAAAAGTGCTTTAAATGAATAGAACATGGATCGTTAGTCTTGTTTCTTTATGCCTTGTTTTTGTTGCAGATCAAATGATTAAAGCTCTTTTTTTAGAAGGTTTCCGTTGGTATGGGGATTATTTTTCATTGATTTTGACGTATAATAAAGGTGTTGCATTCTCAATGTTTGCATTTTTGGAAGAGTATTTAAAATATATACAGCTCTTGTTCGTAAGTGGTTTAGGAGTTTATCTTTTTTTTCGAAAAGAGGTCCTGCAAAACTATAGCTTACCTATTGGTATTATTGCAGGTGCAGCGCTCAGCAACATTTACGATCGCTTTATCCATGGCGGTGTCGTTGATTATTTCTTTTGGCATTATGGCTTTGAATTTGCTGTTTTCAATTTTGCTGATGTTATGATTGATTTTGGAGTACTTTTAATTTTATACCGTTCATGGAGAAGCCCAAAAGAGGCTTGAAAGTGCGATTTTACCTCTTTTGATTTAAAAAATAGTTGCATTTTTATTTTTTTTTGGTATAATCTCAGCTCTTAAATTGTGTGGCCGCGTAGCTCAGTTGGTAGAGCACTACCTCGACAAGGTAGTGGTCGGAGGTTCGAATCCTCTCGCGACCACCATTTTTTGTTCTCCCGTCTGTTTGGGAGTTCATACAAGTAAAAGGATCTGATTATGATGAATGATGTTATAGCCTACAAAGAAGGCGCTCTTGTCATCGACACCCAAACTGCTACTGCTTCCTCAAAGACTTACGAAGACAAAATCTTATTTGACAACTCTAAAGATGCCCTTGAAGTGATCCGTCATTCATGTGCGCACTTAATGGCTCAAGCGATTAAAGCGTTGTACAAAGATGCACAATTTTTTGTTGGACCTGTCATTGAAGATGGTTTTTACTATGATTTTCGTGTCAATGAAAAGATCGGTGATGCTGATCTTAAAGAGATTGAAAAAAAGATGGCAGAGCTCGCCAATGCCAAGTTGCCAATTGAGAAGAGTTATACTACTAAAGCGGCCGTTACTCAACATTTTGCACACGATGATCTTAAGCAAGAAGTCTTGCTTAGAATTCCTGATGGTGAAGTTTCCATCTATAAGCAAGGGGATTTTGAAGATTTATGTCGTGGCCCTCACGTTCCCAATACCAAATATCTTAGATTTTTTAAACTCATCAAAGTAGCAGGTGCCTACCTTGGAGGAGATGAAAAACGTGAGATGCTTACCCGTATCTACGGTATAGCTTTTGCAGATAAAGAGAGTCTCAAAGATTATGTTACTATGATTGAAGAGGCGAAGAAACGAGATCATCGTAAACTTGGTAATGAATTAAAGCTCTTTACCTTTGATGATGAAGTAGGTGCAGGACTTCCTATTTGGTTGCCAAATGGAGGAAAATTAAGAAGTAAATTAGAGCAACTTCTTTTTAAAGCACATAGACAACGCGGATATTTACCTGTGCGTGGACCTGAACTTTTAAAATCAGATGCATGGAAAATCAGTGGACATTACCAAAATTATGGTGAAAATATGTATTTTACTGTGATTGATGAATCTGAATATGGTATTAAGCCGATGAACTGTTTAGGACATATCAAAGTGTTCCAAAGCGAGGTTAGAAGTTACCGTGATTTACCTCTCAAATTTTTTGAATACGGTGTTGTTCATCGCCATGAAAAAAGTGGTGTATTACATGGACTTTTTAGGGTGCGCGAATTTACTCAAGATGATGCTCATATTTTCTGTACACCTGATCAAATTAAAGAGAATGTTCTAGAAATTTTAAGTTTTGTCGATTCTATTATGAAAACTTTTGGGTTTAAGTATGAGATGGAAATTTCAACTCGTCCTGAGAAATCAATTGGCGATGAAAAATATTGGGATGCTGCAACCGAAGGCTTAAAAAAAGCACTTGATGAAAACGGCATTAAATACGGCATTGATGAAGGTGGCGGAGCATTTTATGGTCCTAAAATTGACATTAAAATTACCGATGCGCTCAAACGTAAATGGCAATGTGGAACCATTCAAGTTGACTTTAACTTGCCTGAGCGTTTTGATATTTCTTATGTTGATGCAAACAATGAGCATGCGCGACCTGTAATGTTACACCGCGCAATTTTAGGTTCATTTGAGCGCTTTATTGGTATTTTAATTGAGCACACCTCTGGTGAGTTTCCATTCTTTATAGCACCAATTCAAGCTGTGATCGTGCCAATTTCTGATGCTCACTTAGCGTATGCAAAAACATTAGCAAATGAGTTGATGCACGAGGGCATTGATGTTGAGATATCTTCTAAAAATGAGAGTCTCAATAAACGTATTCGCAATGCTGAAACAATGCGTGTACCGATGATTTTGGTCATTGGTGATGCAGAAGTTGAAGGACAAAGCGTTGCCGTAAGAGATAGACGTGAAAGAACACAGTATAATTTAACAAAAGAAGCATTAATATCAAATATGAAGGAGAAACTTAGTGAGGTACACTTTTGAGTAAAGACAAAGAAGTCATGCTAAACGACGAGATCAGGGCAGCTGAGGTAAGATGTGTTGGTGACGATGGCACGCAATATGGCATCATTACCAGAAAAGAGGCTCTTGCGAAAGCAGACGAGCTAGGATTAGATCTCGTTTTAATTGCACCTGATGCAAATCCGCCTGTTTGCAAAATTATGAACTATGGCAAGTTCAAGTACCAACAAGAGAAAAAACTGAAAGAAGCTCGCAAAAATCAGAAAATTATTGAGATCAAAGAGATCAAACTTTCTGTTAAAATTGCGGCTAATGATGTTCACTATAAAGTTAAACATGCCAGAGAGTTTTTGGAAGAGGGAAAGCATGTACGTTTTAGAGTTTTTCTAAAAGGTCGTGAGATGTCTAATCCAGAGATTGGTGAACAGGTTTTAGAGAATCTTTGGCCTCTGATAGAAGATATTGCAGAGCGTGAAAAGACACCAAAGCTTGAAGGTCGTTATATTAATATGCTGGTCACTCCTAAAAAGTAACCTGAACTCGTCGCAATCTTTCATTGTTTTAATCCCCTCTAAGGAAAATTAAGCTATTATAGCCGTTTTCTAATGCTAGGGGGGATATTTCCTCATTAGATTTTAGAATAAATTCAAGGAGTAAGCATGCCGAAAATGAAAACGGTACGCGGTGCAGCTAAACGTTTTAGAGCAGGTAAGAACAGGATCAAAAGAGGCGCAGCCTTTAGAAGTCATATTCTTACTAAAAAACCAACGAAAAGAATGCGTGGTTTGAAAGTTGCTAAATCTGTTAATGCACGCGATGAGAAGTCCGTTAAATTAATGCTTTGTAAAGCGTAATTTAAAAAGAGTTTTTGACAAGAGTCATTCACCCTACATGTAATGTTCCCCTCGTTTATGAGGGCAAGTTCCCCAGTGGGACACCGACATTGATTTATTTGGTCAAGGAGACACCATGGCAAGAGTAAAAACAGGTATCGTCAGAAGAAGACGTCACAAGAAAATTTTAAAGATGGCAAGAGGCTTCTTTAGTGGAAGAAGAAAACACTTTAGAAAAGCGAAAGAGCAAATTGAGAGAAGTTTAGTTTATGCATTCCGTGATAGAAGACAAAAGAAAAGAGATTTTAGAAGACTTTGGATCACACGTATTAATGCAGCATGTAGACTTAACGATATCAGCTACTCACGTTTCATCAATGCTCTAAACAAAGCAAATATTGATTTAGACAGAAAAATTCTTGCAGATATGGCGATGAATGACCCTGAAGCCTTTGCAACTGTTGTAAAACAAGCAAAAGCAGCACTTTAATATCCATTTTGCTAAATGATGGCTAGTCCATCATTTAGCATCCCTCTTTAAATTTATTCCACCACAAATCTTTTTTTTAATATACCAAATTATTTTATAACCTACAAAACAATTACTATGTCAATATCGCTTAAAAAAGTCTATACGTAGTGCAAAAAAGATACCTAAAGCCAAAAATAAAAGACTTCAAGACTGTCAAACTTTCTTACTACTGATAAGATTCAACCATGTGGATTAGAAGTATTTCCCTCTGTAATAAGAAAAAGTTAGGATACGATTCGAGCTCATGCTTCAAGTAAATTATAAGTAGTGTGTGGGGGGGAGTAAATCGCGTAAGGAGAGTAGGGTTTCCTTACGCGAAAGATAAGTGTTTAGGGACGTATATCACTTTTTTTAGGGTAAATGAAGATTGTATGTCGATCAACTACAATCTTTTCTTTTGCATCAACGGCAAATGCTTTAATGCTAATAGGAAGATCTTCCCCTTCAACTTTAAGCTCTTTTGGAACAGAGACAAGAATGACCACTTTTTTTACTTTTTCACCAGCACTAAGTAAGAAAGGTTCACTTGGTTTATCAATTTTAATGTCACTATGAGAGACCTCAAAGTAGTAAAGATGATCTTTAGAGTCTGTATTTTGAAATAAAAATGTGTAGACATTTTCAACGGTTTTACCATCATCTGCCATTTTATAAAGTTGACTTGTGCGATTAATATTTAAAAGCATATATTCTTTTTGCGTACCCATGGCAAAAAGCCCAATTAATGCAATGGTCAGTGCAACCATATATGCAATTGTTCTAAAACGGAAATATTCTGTTTTGATTCCTTTTTCCGCGGCATTAGAGCTAGTCCATGTAATCAAAGAAGTTTTTCCAAGTTTTTCCATAACTGGTGTACATGCATCAGCACACTCCAAGCAGTTAATACACTCTAACTGCATTCCTTTACGAATATCAATGTGCGTTGGACATACGCGAACACAAGCTTCACATCCGGTACAATCATCGGTTGCTAAAGGAGGCTTACTGCTTAGCTTAATACCTTTAGCATCATAAATTTGACCACCGCGTTTTTCATCATAAATCGTTTGAATCGTATTTTCATCAAAGAGTGCTGATTGGATACGTGCATAAGGGCAGATATAAACACAAAAATTCTCTTTGAGCGCAACAACATCGTATACTAAAAACGTCGTAATGCAGATTAAAAAGCCATACATTACACTATTTTCAAGAGGGTCTTTCAGATAAGTAAAAAAGTCTTCAGGAGGGATGAAGTACCACAAAAAGTTAGAGGCTGCCAAAGCTGCTAAAAATGCCCATATGAGAATAGCGAGTATACGTTTAATGATCTGTCCCTCTTCAGGCTCTTTTTGTTTGTTTTTAAGGCTCTTACGTATGCCAAGAAGAGATGTTTGTATAAGATCACGGAAGATAACTCTAAAAATTGTTTGTGGACAGGCCCAACCACACCAAACACGTCCACCAAGAGTTGTAATAAAAAAGATACCTAAGAAAAAAAGCATGATAACAAAAGGCATTAAGTAAAGCTCTTGCATATCAAACGTGGTAAAAAGAAGATGTAACTGTTTTTTATCAAAACTGAGTAAAAAGAAATGTTTTCCTTCTATAGTTATAAATGGCAATATAAGGGAAATAAGCGTAATAATGCCAAAACTAATATAGCGTTTCAATCTATAATAAATAGGTTGAACTGAGCAATCGCTATTACAATTCATGGTGTAATCCTTCTGTTTGATCGATAGGTTGTTTAATGAGTGAACACTCTTTTGTCGCCTGGGACTTAGTAAGTGTTAGTGGTTGTTTTTGAGATGATTGGAGTAGGGTAATTTTTGCTTTAACAAGCTCTTTGAGACCTCTTGAGTTGACATAGTCTTTTAGCGAGGTACGGCTTACATGTAAAATCTTCGCAATTTCACTAATCGAGGTATGGCTTTCAAGGAATTCAATAATTTGAGGTCGATACGTATCAAATTTTGATTTGGACATGCGTCCTTTAGGTCTTCCTTGGGCTTTTTCTTTGTCTAACTTTTTATTGAGTTCACGTTGTTTGACAAGCAAATCAAGTAATACTAAGGGCTTTGTGTCAACATGAATACAAACATTAACATCAGCAATATGGACTGAAATAGAACGTGTAAGTAAACATTCAAAAATTTTGACCAGCTCTTCAACGTTTTTGGAAAAAGTGAAAAGATCAAAGATAATAATATGATCATGTTTTGAAAGGGAACGCAAGAATCCTTTGAACTCTTTTCGTTCTTCGAGTTCAAGTGTAGGATCGGAGTTTTCGATCTCTGTAGTATTGATTTTTAGATCATGATGGTGTGCATACTTTAGGATCTGTTTTTGTTGAACGATGATGGGAAAATCATCACTTCTATTTTTCAAAAGGACAATATTCATAAAAATGTCACCTTTTTATCATTTGATGTGAACGAAAGTATACAGACATTGACGTAGAAAGTCAATATTAAATTGAATTTTTACGTCAGTTTTATTAAAATATGGTATCTAAGAAAAATAATCATATGAGTTAAGCTTACATGTAAAAGGAATTGGGTACAATCCATTTTTAAAATTCATCAGAAAGGTGGTGGATAGAGTATGCCAGGAATTAAAGTACATCCTAACGATTCGTTTGACGAAGCGTATAGAAAGTTCAAAAAACAAGTTGATCGTAACCTAGTTGTAACTGAAGTGCGTGCAAGACGTTTCTATGAAACAGCAACAGAAAAACGCAAAAAAGATAAAATTAGTGCTCGTAAAAAACAGTTGAAAAGACTTTATATGCTTCGCCGTTACGAGTCGAGACTCTAACACACACAGCCAAGAAGTTAGCTTCTTGGCTTCTTCTCTTAACTCTCCAAAAAACTTTCTCAAAATAAACTAAACAAACCTATGATAACATGAATGTAAATATATTTCTCTTTGTTAGCAAAAGGGTTACAAGATGGATAAAAAACTAACCGTTATTGAAGCGGCAAAGCTTTTAGGTGTGAGTAAAGAGGCTATCTATAATCGTTTACGAAGAGGCTCTTTGCAAAGTGTTATTGAAAATGGTGTGAAATACATTTTGCTAACAAAAAGCAGCCTCAAAGAAGGGCCAAATACACGTAAACTCGAAAATGTTACCGATAGCGCTTATGTGGAGCTTTTAAAAGTTCAACTGGAAGAGATGAAACTCAAAAATGAAAAACTAGAATCTGATAAAGAGCGCCTTATTGCTGATAAAGAGCGCCTTTTGATTGAATCTAAAGAAAAAATAGAGATGATTTACAAAGAGAGAGATGAGCAACTTAAAGCCATTTTGACATTGGCTAATCGTCAAATTACACATACTGGAGCCGAGACAGTAACAACCAATACGTCTTCTACAAATATTCCTACACCAAAAAGTTCCACTGCGACACCTTTTTTCTTTGAAGAAGCAGATGTTCTCGATGAAGACGATGAGAGTAGGGTCGTGGAAGATATGTTTGAATCCTACAGTGACTGGAGAGATCTACGAAGCTACCTTAAAGAAAAAGGGTTTTCTAAAAAAGAGAAGCAACACATCAGCGATAAGATTGGTAAAAAAGTAGGTCAACTCAATGATGTGATGGACAAAGATGGCAAGCTTTTTATCAAAAAAGGGAAAAAGCTTAAAGAGATATTGGGAGAATAAAAAGAGATGAAGTATATTCGTAAAATTTCAGATTACATGATTGCCGGTGGTATTGGGGTGATGGTCATTGCTAGCATGCAAGGCTGTGACCAAAAAAAAGATGAAAATAAAAATGCTCTAGCGGATGCTGCAAAAACGCAAGGTGCGCTTGTTATTGTCGATGAAAGTGCCACAGGTGAGTATAAAATTGCGGAAGAGTATCCAAGTTCGACAACACGAGTCATTGTGCGAAAGCCTGATGGCAGTG
It contains:
- the prfA gene encoding peptide chain release factor 1: MLKDKLLPFLERYNELSTLLSDPDISTDIKKMTALSKEQSSLEKIKDKTVEYLSTLTQIDENKLLLDDEELSELAKEELKILEPRKEEIEEEIKLLLLPTDPNDERNIFLEIRAGTGGDEAAIFASDLFKSYLRYAESRGWKVEVVSLSEGVLNGYKEVIALIKGQGAFSRLKYEGGVHRVQRVPLTESQGRVHTSAVTVAVMPEVDDVEIDIQEKDLKIDVMRSSGNGGQSVNTTDSAVRITHLPTGLVVVNQDGKSQHKNKDAAMKILKAKLYDMQMQERNAKESEARKIQVGSGDRSARIRTYNYPQNRITDHRIGLTIYRLDAIMESGLYDEIIDPIITHYQAELMKEANL
- the rpsT gene encoding 30S ribosomal protein S20; the protein is MANHKSAEKRIRQTKKRTERNRFYKTRIKNLTRAVREAVEAGDQAAAEIALKNVNKNFHSYAGKGILTKNTAARRVSRLSQLVNTLGSVAA
- the glmM gene encoding phosphoglucosamine mutase translates to MKLFGTDGVRGKAGKKLSAFMAMRLAMAAGIYFRKNSITNKILVGKDTRRSGYMIENAIVSGLTAVGYDVRQIGPMPTPAIAFLTEDMRCDAGIMISASHNPYFDNGIKFFDSFGNKLGETEEDAIEKIYYDDALIEANQKIEFDIGRSKRVDDVIGRYIVQIKNSFPKNLTLKGLRIVLDTANGAAYKVAPTIFNELGADVIIINDEPNGSNINLNCGALHPEELGEEVRRLRADIGFAFDGDADRLVVVDENGNPIHGDKLLGKIATFLNSQNRLANKGVCVTVMSNQALEDYLGKTGIKTYRCDVGDKNVLEALYREKINFGGEQSGHIILSDFAKTGDALVAALAVMHCMLTEKQKVSQLFNPFELYPQLQQNIKIDNKIPLSELKGYDKLVTELESKKMRVLIRYSGTENLLRILLEGQNEKVLEDSLEKTVKFFKSALNE
- the lspA gene encoding signal peptidase II, whose translation is MNRTWIVSLVSLCLVFVADQMIKALFLEGFRWYGDYFSLILTYNKGVAFSMFAFLEEYLKYIQLLFVSGLGVYLFFRKEVLQNYSLPIGIIAGAALSNIYDRFIHGGVVDYFFWHYGFEFAVFNFADVMIDFGVLLILYRSWRSPKEA
- the thrS gene encoding threonine--tRNA ligase, whose protein sequence is MMNDVIAYKEGALVIDTQTATASSKTYEDKILFDNSKDALEVIRHSCAHLMAQAIKALYKDAQFFVGPVIEDGFYYDFRVNEKIGDADLKEIEKKMAELANAKLPIEKSYTTKAAVTQHFAHDDLKQEVLLRIPDGEVSIYKQGDFEDLCRGPHVPNTKYLRFFKLIKVAGAYLGGDEKREMLTRIYGIAFADKESLKDYVTMIEEAKKRDHRKLGNELKLFTFDDEVGAGLPIWLPNGGKLRSKLEQLLFKAHRQRGYLPVRGPELLKSDAWKISGHYQNYGENMYFTVIDESEYGIKPMNCLGHIKVFQSEVRSYRDLPLKFFEYGVVHRHEKSGVLHGLFRVREFTQDDAHIFCTPDQIKENVLEILSFVDSIMKTFGFKYEMEISTRPEKSIGDEKYWDAATEGLKKALDENGIKYGIDEGGGAFYGPKIDIKITDALKRKWQCGTIQVDFNLPERFDISYVDANNEHARPVMLHRAILGSFERFIGILIEHTSGEFPFFIAPIQAVIVPISDAHLAYAKTLANELMHEGIDVEISSKNESLNKRIRNAETMRVPMILVIGDAEVEGQSVAVRDRRERTQYNLTKEALISNMKEKLSEVHF
- the infC gene encoding translation initiation factor IF-3, producing MSKDKEVMLNDEIRAAEVRCVGDDGTQYGIITRKEALAKADELGLDLVLIAPDANPPVCKIMNYGKFKYQQEKKLKEARKNQKIIEIKEIKLSVKIAANDVHYKVKHAREFLEEGKHVRFRVFLKGREMSNPEIGEQVLENLWPLIEDIAEREKTPKLEGRYINMLVTPKK
- the rpmI gene encoding 50S ribosomal protein L35 — encoded protein: MPKMKTVRGAAKRFRAGKNRIKRGAAFRSHILTKKPTKRMRGLKVAKSVNARDEKSVKLMLCKA
- the rplT gene encoding 50S ribosomal protein L20, yielding MARVKTGIVRRRRHKKILKMARGFFSGRRKHFRKAKEQIERSLVYAFRDRRQKKRDFRRLWITRINAACRLNDISYSRFINALNKANIDLDRKILADMAMNDPEAFATVVKQAKAAL
- the ccoG gene encoding cytochrome c oxidase accessory protein CcoG, with the translated sequence MNCNSDCSVQPIYYRLKRYISFGIITLISLILPFITIEGKHFFLLSFDKKQLHLLFTTFDMQELYLMPFVIMLFFLGIFFITTLGGRVWCGWACPQTIFRVIFRDLIQTSLLGIRKSLKNKQKEPEEGQIIKRILAILIWAFLAALAASNFLWYFIPPEDFFTYLKDPLENSVMYGFLICITTFLVYDVVALKENFCVYICPYARIQSALFDENTIQTIYDEKRGGQIYDAKGIKLSSKPPLATDDCTGCEACVRVCPTHIDIRKGMQLECINCLECADACTPVMEKLGKTSLITWTSSNAAEKGIKTEYFRFRTIAYMVALTIALIGLFAMGTQKEYMLLNINRTSQLYKMADDGKTVENVYTFLFQNTDSKDHLYYFEVSHSDIKIDKPSEPFLLSAGEKVKKVVILVSVPKELKVEGEDLPISIKAFAVDAKEKIVVDRHTIFIYPKKSDIRP
- a CDS encoding recombinase family protein; its protein translation is MNIVLLKNRSDDFPIIVQQKQILKYAHHHDLKINTTEIENSDPTLELEERKEFKGFLRSLSKHDHIIIFDLFTFSKNVEELVKIFECLLTRSISVHIADVNVCIHVDTKPLVLLDLLVKQRELNKKLDKEKAQGRPKGRMSKSKFDTYRPQIIEFLESHTSISEIAKILHVSRTSLKDYVNSRGLKELVKAKITLLQSSQKQPLTLTKSQATKECSLIKQPIDQTEGLHHEL
- the rpsU gene encoding 30S ribosomal protein S21 — encoded protein: MPGIKVHPNDSFDEAYRKFKKQVDRNLVVTEVRARRFYETATEKRKKDKISARKKQLKRLYMLRRYESRL
- a CDS encoding helix-turn-helix domain-containing protein, whose product is MDKKLTVIEAAKLLGVSKEAIYNRLRRGSLQSVIENGVKYILLTKSSLKEGPNTRKLENVTDSAYVELLKVQLEEMKLKNEKLESDKERLIADKERLLIESKEKIEMIYKERDEQLKAILTLANRQITHTGAETVTTNTSSTNIPTPKSSTATPFFFEEADVLDEDDESRVVEDMFESYSDWRDLRSYLKEKGFSKKEKQHISDKIGKKVGQLNDVMDKDGKLFIKKGKKLKEILGE